A DNA window from Actinokineospora baliensis contains the following coding sequences:
- a CDS encoding DegT/DnrJ/EryC1/StrS family aminotransferase, producing MAIPVMKPLLGEEEALAVAETVRSGWVAQGPRVAAFEKAFAERVGAAHGIAVSNCTTGLHLCLHLLGVGPGDEVVVPSLSFIATANAVRYCGATPVFADIDPLTGNLTAETVAAAITPATKAVMVVHQGGVPADVKAIRAVAGDVPVVEDAACAAGSTLDGAPVGTGALLAAWSFHPRKLLTTGEGGMVTTDDAEWATRLRRLREHGMSMSAADRHAAGGAVVESYVETAFNYRMTDIQAAMGLVQLNRLDGIVDQRRALAARYHELLTPLGLRAVTDPANGTTNYQSFWVALPDGAPGLLDVLGKLAAAGVSARRGIMAAHMEPAYEGHPHAPLPGTEELATRSLILPLHHEITDADQKHIVGALADALGLVAS from the coding sequence ATGGCCATCCCCGTGATGAAGCCGCTGCTCGGCGAGGAGGAGGCGCTCGCCGTCGCGGAGACCGTCCGCTCCGGCTGGGTGGCCCAGGGTCCTCGGGTGGCCGCCTTCGAGAAGGCGTTCGCCGAGCGGGTCGGCGCCGCGCACGGCATCGCGGTGTCCAACTGCACGACCGGCCTGCACCTGTGCCTGCACCTGCTCGGTGTCGGCCCCGGTGACGAGGTCGTGGTGCCGTCGCTGTCGTTCATCGCCACCGCCAACGCGGTGCGCTACTGCGGCGCGACCCCGGTGTTCGCCGACATCGACCCGCTGACCGGCAACCTGACCGCCGAGACGGTGGCCGCGGCCATCACCCCGGCGACCAAGGCGGTCATGGTGGTGCACCAGGGCGGTGTCCCCGCCGACGTCAAGGCGATCCGCGCGGTCGCCGGTGACGTGCCGGTGGTCGAGGACGCCGCGTGCGCCGCCGGGTCCACCCTCGACGGTGCCCCGGTCGGTACCGGCGCGCTGCTGGCCGCCTGGTCGTTCCACCCGCGCAAGCTGCTCACCACCGGTGAGGGCGGCATGGTCACCACCGACGACGCCGAGTGGGCCACCCGGCTGCGCAGGCTGCGCGAGCACGGCATGAGCATGTCGGCCGCCGACCGGCACGCCGCTGGCGGCGCGGTCGTCGAGTCCTATGTGGAGACCGCGTTCAACTACCGGATGACCGACATCCAGGCCGCCATGGGCCTGGTGCAGCTCAACCGGCTGGACGGCATCGTGGACCAGCGCCGGGCGCTGGCCGCCCGCTACCACGAGCTGCTCACCCCGCTCGGCCTGCGCGCGGTGACCGACCCGGCCAACGGCACGACCAACTACCAGTCGTTCTGGGTGGCGCTGCCCGATGGCGCCCCCGGCCTGCTCGACGTGCTCGGCAAGCTCGCCGCGGCAGGCGTGTCCGCGCGCCGGGGCATCATGGCCGCGCACATGGAGCCCGCCTACGAGGGCCACCCGCACGCGCCGCTGCCCGGCACCGAGGAGCTGGCGACCCGGTCGCTGATCCTGCCGCTGCACCACGAGATCACCGACGCCGACCAGAAGCACATCGTCGGCGCCCTCGCCGACGCCCTGGGCCTGGTGGCGTCATGA
- a CDS encoding NAD-dependent epimerase/dehydratase family protein, whose protein sequence is MSAQPIEGQRILVTGGAGTIGSSVVDQLIAAGAAQVTVLDNFVRGRRENLADAAAAGGDRLKVVDGDINDRKVVGELTKGTDLVFHLAAIRITQCAEEPRLALESLVDGTFTIIEAAAAEGVKKVIASSSASIYGLAESFPTDERHHPYNNDTFYGAAKAFNEGMLRSFKAMQDLDYVALRYFNVYGPRMDVHGLYTEVLIRWMERIVEGKPPLIFGDGAQTMDFVHVHDIARANLLAARADVTDTVYNIASSSETSLLGLAEALLGAMDSELGVEHGPERKVNGVTRRLADISAAERELGWRPEIKLDDGLRGLVQWWRAEKTLSGGAA, encoded by the coding sequence ATGAGCGCGCAGCCGATCGAGGGCCAGCGCATCCTGGTCACCGGCGGGGCGGGCACCATCGGGTCTTCGGTGGTCGACCAGCTGATCGCCGCCGGTGCCGCCCAGGTGACCGTGCTGGACAACTTCGTGCGCGGCCGCCGGGAGAACCTGGCCGACGCCGCCGCGGCTGGCGGTGACCGGCTCAAGGTCGTCGACGGCGACATCAACGACCGCAAGGTGGTCGGCGAGCTGACCAAGGGCACCGACCTGGTGTTCCACCTGGCCGCCATCCGCATCACCCAGTGCGCCGAGGAGCCCCGGCTGGCGCTGGAGAGCCTGGTCGACGGCACCTTCACCATCATCGAGGCGGCCGCGGCCGAGGGCGTGAAGAAGGTCATCGCGTCCAGCTCGGCGTCGATCTACGGGCTGGCCGAGTCGTTCCCGACCGACGAGCGGCACCACCCGTACAACAACGACACCTTCTACGGCGCCGCGAAGGCGTTCAACGAGGGCATGCTGCGCAGCTTCAAGGCCATGCAGGACCTGGACTATGTCGCGCTGCGTTACTTCAACGTATACGGTCCGCGTATGGACGTGCACGGCCTCTACACCGAGGTCCTCATCCGCTGGATGGAGCGCATCGTCGAGGGCAAGCCGCCGCTGATCTTCGGTGACGGCGCGCAGACGATGGACTTCGTGCACGTGCACGACATCGCCAGGGCCAACCTGCTGGCCGCCCGCGCCGACGTCACCGACACGGTGTACAACATCGCCAGCTCCTCGGAGACCAGCCTGCTCGGCCTGGCCGAGGCGCTGCTCGGCGCGATGGACTCCGAGCTCGGCGTCGAGCACGGCCCCGAGCGCAAGGTCAACGGCGTGACCCGGCGGCTGGCCGACATCAGCGCCGCGGAGCGCGAGCTCGGCTGGCGCCCGGAGATCAAGCTGGACGACGGCCTGCGCGGGCTCGTGCAGTGGTGGCGCGCCGAGAAGACCCTTTCCGGGGGCGCTGCCTGA